A region of Necator americanus strain Aroian chromosome I, whole genome shotgun sequence DNA encodes the following proteins:
- a CDS encoding hypothetical protein (NECATOR_CHRI.G2297.T1), protein MVRTAVSIGAACGVACVIACLWAAIVITNDINEMYDDVMGELGSFRNVADDTWDDMMVMRRGGSTAEQYVRGIFGRHKRNANQCSCGLPAQNCPPGPPGPPGAPGEPGETGPDGKNGPTGLPGLNIVQPNDYPKGCLKCPAGPPGPDGLPGQEGFQGMPGKPGDLGAPGKDGEPGPQGEQGDQGQPGNDGQPGMPGAPGRDCLTGKGQPGMPGRPGIPGPRGNPGNDGPQGEPGADGIAGPQGQPGKDGFNGMDGTPGQAGPQGNVGGDAEYCPCPERKRRL, encoded by the exons ATGGTGAGGACTGCTGTGTCCATCGGTGCTGCGTGCGGCGTCGCATGCGTGATTGCCTGTCTGTGGGCAGCAATCGTCATCACCAACGACATCAACGAGATGTACGATGACGTTATGGGAGAGCTCGGCTCGTTTCGA AATGTTGCGGACGACACCTGGGATGACATGATGGTGATGCGCAGAGGTGGATCCACAGCAGAGCAGTACGTACGAGGAATCTTCGGTAGACATAAAAGAAATGCCAATCAGTGCA GCTGTGGACTACCTGCACAGAACTGTCCGCCAGGGCCTCCCGGGCCCCCTGGTGCTCCTGGAGAACCAGGAGAAACAGGTCCTGATGGCAAGAACGGTCCCACTGGACTTCCTGGACTCAACATTGTGCAGCCTAATGACTATCCCAAAGGGTGCCTCAAATGTCCAGCTGGACCCCCTGGACCCGATGGACTTCCCGGACAGGAAGGATTCCAAGGAATGCCTGGAAAACCTGGAGATCTCGGAGCGCCTGGAAAAGACGGAGAGCCTGGACCCCAAGGAGAACAAGGGGATCAAGGGCAACCTGGAAACGATGGACAGCCTGGGATGCCCGGCGCTCCTGGACGCGACTGTCTCACTGGGAAAG GACAACCCGGTATGCCAGGACGTCCGGGTATTCCCGGACCACGTGGTAATCCCGGAAACGACGGACCACAAGGAGAGCCTGGTGCTGACGGAATTGCTGGACCTCAAGGACAACCTGGGAAAGACGGTTTCAATGGCATGGATGGCACCCCAGGACAGGCTGGACCTCAAGGAAACGTTGGAGGCGATGCAGAATACTGTCCTTGCCCTGAGAGGAAGAGGAGACTTTAA
- a CDS encoding hypothetical protein (NECATOR_CHRI.G2298.T1) — protein sequence MAREKTSACDGCFILKDLPQAAFNDTDELFGTDVIGEAYKKLKKRYEEGEKAPELLWRLARATLELADIESDKERKRYLILEATSCAVEAAIYDEKNINTLRWAAVATAYNSDYLFEMDKILELKKTIEYTTKGLRLNPDDYVLLFVRGRTIFQLCNLNSIERKKVESVFQLTGNEPPPSVDRARWYFLKSYEIEPKYLPNLHYLGLCLISQGNKACVQKKQEEFYAKLWTAEWKAPTLQYKRSVPNYLSSADMFSKSVFVVIILECFTKVKEANRVVQYFPVFLFVNLNKSFEGCRMKQASDEKHLENQSVRMATTSDSIIQLYRTPPSSEQKELTRKAQAYQYELTLGIAAVKRVLLH from the exons ATGGCAAGGGAAAAGACGTCCGCTTGTGATGGGTGTTTCATTCTCAAAGATCTGCCTCAA GCTGCGTTCAACGATACTGATGAGTTATTTGGAACAGACGTAATTGGGGAGGCTTACAAGAAACTTAAAAAG aGATACGAAGAAGGTGAGAAAGCCCCTGAGCTTTTATGGCGACTGGCACGAGCAACACTAGAGCTGGCAGACATTGAGAGTGACAAGGAGAGGAAGAGATATTTGATTTTGGAAG CCACATCGTGTGCAGTAGAAGCTGCGATTTACGATGAGAAGAACATCAATACTCTCAGATGGGCCGCCGTTGCTACCGCATATAACAGCGATTACCTTTTCGAAATGGACAAAATTCTTGAACTTAAAAAGACAATC gaatacaCCACCAAAGGCCTTAGATTGAATCCAGATGATTATGTACTGCTATTCGTCAGAGGGAGAACAATATTTCAGCTCTGCAATTTGAACTCTATTGAAAGAAAG aaagtggAGTCGGTGTTCCAATTGACGGGTAACGAGCCGCCACCTTCAGTTGATAGGGCGCGTTGGTACTTCCTGAAGTCATACGAGATAGAGCCCAAGTATCTTCCCAACTTACACTACCTGGGTCTTTGTCTTATCTCACAGGGCAACAAGGCATGCGTACA GAAGAAGCAAGAAGAATTTTACGCGAAGCTATGGACCGCAGAGTGGAAGGCGCCAACGTTACAGTACAAGCGGAGTGTGCCGAACTACTTAAGCAGTGCTGACATGTTTTCGAAATCAGTTTTCGTGGTGATAATATTAGAGTGTTTCACTAAAGTGAAGGAAGCAAACCGTGTTGTTCaatattttccagtttttttattcgtaAATCTCAACAAATCATTCGAAGGCTGTCGCATGAAAC AAGCGAGTGACGAGAAACATCTTGAAAATCAAAGTGTCAGAATGGCCACAACATCAGACAGTATCATTCAACTCTACCGAACACCTCCTTCTAGCGAACAGAAGGAGTTGACTCGGAAAGCTCAAGCCTACCAGTACGAACTGACACTTGGTATAGCTGCCGTTAAACGGGTGTTACTGCACTGA
- a CDS encoding hypothetical protein (NECATOR_CHRI.G2298.T2), giving the protein MSDVSNSFSAWETLPEDEPPLCIAVRRPVSPPRHYEAMAREKTSACDGCFILKDLPQVSCSSHPTCQRFYLNITYIMAAFNDTDELFGTDVIGEAYKKLKKRYEEGEKAPELLWRLARATLELADIESDKERKRYLILEATSCAVEAAIYDEKNINTLRWAAVATAYNSDYLFEMDKILELKKTIEYTTKGLRLNPDDYVLLFVRGRTIFQLCNLNSIERKKVESVFQLTGNEPPPSVDRARWYFLKSYEIEPKYLPNLHYLGLCLISQGNKEEARRILREAMDRRVEGANVTVQAECAELLKQC; this is encoded by the exons atgtcggatgtgtcgaactccttctcagcttgggagaccctgccggaggacgaacctccgctgtgcatcgcagttcgacgcccagtgtcacctccacgccactatgaggcg ATGGCAAGGGAAAAGACGTCCGCTTGTGATGGGTGTTTCATTCTCAAAGATCTGCCTCAAGTGAGCTGTTCATCGCACCCAACGTGTCAGCGATTCTATTTGAACATCACTTACATAATG GCTGCGTTCAACGATACTGATGAGTTATTTGGAACAGACGTAATTGGGGAGGCTTACAAGAAACTTAAAAAG aGATACGAAGAAGGTGAGAAAGCCCCTGAGCTTTTATGGCGACTGGCACGAGCAACACTAGAGCTGGCAGACATTGAGAGTGACAAGGAGAGGAAGAGATATTTGATTTTGGAAG CCACATCGTGTGCAGTAGAAGCTGCGATTTACGATGAGAAGAACATCAATACTCTCAGATGGGCCGCCGTTGCTACCGCATATAACAGCGATTACCTTTTCGAAATGGACAAAATTCTTGAACTTAAAAAGACAATC gaatacaCCACCAAAGGCCTTAGATTGAATCCAGATGATTATGTACTGCTATTCGTCAGAGGGAGAACAATATTTCAGCTCTGCAATTTGAACTCTATTGAAAGAAAG aaagtggAGTCGGTGTTCCAATTGACGGGTAACGAGCCGCCACCTTCAGTTGATAGGGCGCGTTGGTACTTCCTGAAGTCATACGAGATAGAGCCCAAGTATCTTCCCAACTTACACTACCTGGGTCTTTGTCTTATCTCACAGGGCAACAAG GAAGAAGCAAGAAGAATTTTACGCGAAGCTATGGACCGCAGAGTGGAAGGCGCCAACGTTACAGTACAAGCGGAGTGTGCCGAACTACTTAAGCAGTGCTGA
- a CDS encoding hypothetical protein (NECATOR_CHRI.G2299.T1) codes for MNDGTLVIRGEKVPSRNVGGVGFIVHLSVVHLVDSHEILSPCLAILRLRPLRQKSISIINCYSPTSAADESELDAFHEELEEVVRDEKSFYRFVVGDFNAKLGKATEEEYRIWTRGPE; via the coding sequence atgaatgacggtacactcgtcattcgtggagagaaggttccgtcgcgaaatgtaggcggtgtcgGTTTTATTGTGCACctatctgtcgtccatctcgtcgattctcatgagatcctgtcaccttgcctggccattcttcgcctccgccctctgcgccaaaaatccatcagtatcatcaactgttactcaccaacatcagcagctgatgaatccgaattggacgcttttcacgaggagctggaggaagtagtccgcgacgagaagtccttctacagattcgttgtcggagacttcaacgcaaaactaggaaaggccacagaagaggaatacaggatttggactaggggaccggaatga
- a CDS encoding hypothetical protein (NECATOR_CHRI.G2300.T1): MEKNICYRQRRRKEVGYDDCVLEDSLSQGLIRVHIEWLVANTSCRKALQEDLLKYRQKKILEAAQRRTSLKKCRRDLREYNIPLATSLSEDSTRTSSRREMEIITEGFYSNLFRSSTPVSSPNIPTGEAPARILPSEVRVAIKSMKPGTAPGPDFISADFLRVPLHVILAAHMTFYLQKERIPDQWKTSRTVLIHKKGDREDLRNYRPICLLSVLYKVFTKIILTRISRTLDESQPQEQAGFRQLLGPHPDRVESHRGLPGIPPAPCSNLRRL, encoded by the exons atggaaaagaacatctgctatcggcaacgaaggagaaaagaagtcggctacgacgattgcgtactcgaggactccttgtcccaag gcttgatccgagtGCACATTGAgtggttagtagcaaacactagctgcagaaaagcgttgcaggaggatcttttgaagtacagacagaagaagattctggaagcagcacaaagaagaacgagtctaaagaagtgccgcagggatctccgcgaatataatattccgctagcaacctcgCTGAGCGAAGACAgcactcgcacgtcttctcgtcgtgagatggaaatcattacggaagggttctactcgaaccttttccgttcatcaactcctgtgtcaagcccgaacatccccactggtgaagctccagcacggattctcccttcggaagtacgagtcgctatcaagagcatgaaacctggcactgcccccggacctgattttatatcagcagactttcttcgggttccgcttcatgtaatcttagcagcgcacatgacattctaccttcagaaagaaaggatcccagaccagtggaagacctcgcgaaccgttcttatccataagaaaggtgaccgagaggaccttcggaactaccgtccgatatgcttgctgagcgtgttatacaaagtattcaccaagatcatcctcacgcgcatatctaggacgctggatgaatcccagcctcaagaacaagctggattccgccagctgcttggaccacatccagaccgtgtcgagagtcatagaggtttgccgggaataccgcctgccccttgttctaaccttcgtcgactatga
- a CDS encoding hypothetical protein (NECATOR_CHRI.G2301.T1) — translation MEIITEGFYSNLFRSSTPVSSPNIPTGEAPARILPSEVRVAIKSMKPGTAPGPDFISADFLRVPLHVILAAHMTFYLQKERIPDQWKTSRTVLIHKKGDREDLRNYRPICLLSVLYKVFTKIILTRISRTLDESQPQEQAGFRQLLGPHPDRVESHRGLPGIPPAPCSNLRRL, via the coding sequence atggaaatcattacggaagggttctactcgaaccttttccgttcatcaactcctgtgtcaagcccgaacatccccactggtgaagctccagcacggattctcccttcggaagtacgagtcgctatcaagagcatgaaacctggcactgcccccggacctgattttatatcagcagactttcttcgggttccgcttcatgtaatcttagcagcgcacatgacattctaccttcagaaagaaaggatcccagaccagtggaagacctcgcgaaccgttcttatccataagaaaggtgaccgagaggaccttcggaactaccgtccgatatgcttgctgagcgtgttatacaaagtattcaccaagatcatcctcacgcgcatatctaggacgctggatgaatcccagcctcaagaacaagctggattccgccagctgcttggaccacatccagaccgtgtcgagagtcatagaggtttgccgggaataccgcctgccccttgttctaaccttcgtcgactatga
- a CDS encoding hypothetical protein (NECATOR_CHRI.G2302.T2), with amino-acid sequence MKNAYCEDGGVQLEGSQIVETSSCVYLRRSMNMKNDLKEELNRRMRAAWAALAAVREATDQLTDQDLRAHLFDSTVLPALCYAAETGMSHLRDTAEYVSEAKHRWAGHIMRRIDDKWTKRTLEWIPRDAKCPRGRPPTRWGDVFATRMDQLRAQLDTAQGPRQRHSRSLRTSWMTMARERNEWKRCWSPHVQ; translated from the exons atgaagaacgcctactgcgaggacggaggagtacaacttgaaggctcccaaatcgtggaaacttcgtcatgcGTATACCTcagacgttctatgaacatgaaaaacgacttgaaggaagaactgaatagaagaatgagagcagcatgggcagcactCGCAGCGGTCAGGGAAGCTAcagaccaactgacggaccaagatcttcgtgcccatctcttcgactcgacagtccttccagcgctctgttacgcagcagaGAC aggaatgtcccatcttcgcgacacagcggaatatgtatcggaagcaaaacatagatgggccggccacatcatgagaagaattgaCGATaaatggactaaaagaacgctagagtggatcccaagggacgctaaatgcccccgagggagaccgccaacgagatggggtgacgtgtttgctacacggatggaccagctgagagctcagctggatacggctcaaggacctcgtcaacgtcactcacgaagcttgagaacatcttggatgacaatggcgagggaacgaaacgagtggaagagatgctggagcccgcacgtccagtga